The following are encoded together in the Proteiniphilum saccharofermentans genome:
- a CDS encoding DUF1905 domain-containing protein codes for MGTEKPLVNRSYLLQKFEGKGGWTYVEIPEIPMPKTSFGMLKVKGKIDDYEFSNVHLMPLGNGNIFIAVKSGIKKKIKKQAGDTFI; via the coding sequence ATGGGAACTGAAAAACCATTGGTAAACAGGAGTTATTTATTACAGAAATTTGAAGGGAAGGGAGGTTGGACTTATGTCGAAATACCTGAAATCCCTATGCCCAAAACTTCTTTTGGAATGTTGAAAGTAAAAGGGAAGATAGATGATTATGAGTTTTCGAATGTTCATTTGATGCCTTTGGGAAATGGTAATATATTTATAGCTGTGAAATCGGGAATAAAGAAGAAAATAAAAAAGCAAGCCGGAGATACTTTCATATAA
- a CDS encoding AraC family transcriptional regulator, translating into MKINSTEIKNLEPIKTIAISHIGDYAGIAGAFEKLAAWAGANNLWAASPKMAGVYHDDPMHTPVEKLRSEACLENVSGIEPGKGMQDYTISGGKYFVMQVEVTMSEYGEAWQKVSSAFNDKGYEYDMRDHYELYVSCAGDTQDADAPWIVNLCIPMK; encoded by the coding sequence ATGAAAATTAACAGTACAGAGATCAAAAATCTCGAACCCATTAAAACGATTGCAATTTCACACATTGGAGATTATGCAGGTATTGCAGGAGCATTTGAGAAACTTGCGGCATGGGCCGGAGCCAATAATCTTTGGGCTGCTTCACCAAAAATGGCAGGTGTTTACCATGATGACCCTATGCATACACCGGTTGAAAAATTACGTTCGGAAGCCTGTCTGGAAAACGTTTCAGGGATTGAACCCGGTAAAGGAATGCAAGACTATACGATAAGTGGAGGTAAGTATTTTGTGATGCAAGTAGAAGTAACAATGTCAGAATACGGCGAGGCTTGGCAAAAAGTATCTTCCGCCTTTAATGATAAAGGGTATGAATATGACATGCGGGATCATTATGAACTGTATGTGAGTTGCGCCGGAGACACTCAGGATGCGGATGCTCCTTGGATAGTAAATCTGTGTATTCCTATGAAATAG
- a CDS encoding helix-turn-helix transcriptional regulator — translation MNRIDRISALLVQLQSRPVVKASEMAERFGVSLRTIYRDMHTLSEAGVPICGNSGVGYSLVEGYRLPSLMFTKEEAIAFLTAEKIIEQLTDTQNSNYFHQGMDKIRAALRAVDKKYLHDMGDTIAVYKSKNTRESLPNLLQTILSSINDKLIVEIDYTNIDENKSKRALEAVGITYSHPNWYLSGWCHLREEYRIFRLDRIENIKITTNKHTKVHPPLESLLGNDDPQCLQEVILHTSKEVAKYNADRCYFMGMTEEKELENGQIEQTYMAYSLEPLARWVLANADTTIVISPVEVKNIIKQIIKKLNL, via the coding sequence TTGAACCGAATTGACCGCATATCGGCATTACTGGTGCAGTTACAATCACGGCCGGTTGTGAAAGCTTCTGAAATGGCAGAACGCTTTGGAGTAAGCCTGCGTACCATTTATCGTGATATGCATACCTTATCGGAAGCCGGAGTACCTATATGTGGCAATTCGGGAGTCGGTTACTCTTTAGTTGAAGGTTACAGATTACCTTCACTCATGTTCACCAAAGAGGAGGCAATCGCTTTTCTTACCGCTGAGAAGATTATCGAACAACTCACGGATACCCAGAATAGCAACTATTTTCATCAGGGAATGGATAAAATCCGTGCCGCATTACGAGCTGTCGATAAAAAATACCTCCATGACATGGGTGATACCATAGCGGTGTATAAAAGCAAAAATACACGGGAGAGTTTACCCAACTTGTTGCAAACAATATTAAGCAGTATAAACGATAAGTTAATCGTAGAGATTGACTATACCAATATTGACGAAAATAAGAGCAAAAGGGCGTTGGAGGCAGTCGGCATCACCTATTCGCATCCGAATTGGTATCTTTCGGGCTGGTGTCACCTGCGGGAAGAGTACCGGATATTCAGACTCGACCGCATTGAGAACATAAAAATAACGACCAATAAGCATACGAAAGTTCATCCGCCGTTAGAATCGCTTCTTGGGAATGATGATCCCCAATGCCTCCAAGAGGTAATCTTGCACACAAGCAAAGAGGTTGCCAAGTACAATGCCGACAGGTGTTATTTTATGGGTATGACTGAAGAAAAAGAGCTTGAAAACGGGCAGATAGAGCAAACTTATATGGCTTATTCACTCGAACCTTTAGCAAGATGGGTGTTGGCAAATGCCGATACAACAATTGTAATTAGTCCTGTTGAGGTAAAAAACATTATAAAACAAATCATTAAAAAATTAAATTTATGA
- a CDS encoding VOC family protein, which yields MMKLTSYLIFNGQAEEAANFYADVLGGKIENLYRYDSMPAEPGMPEIPNHYKQKVLHCCIDFPGGTMSVADTIPGDERNFGNGGHMLTLMCESIAQTEEVYAKLCKGAQNIQCELAEAFFAKRYAEVVDRYGVLWAIMFDEN from the coding sequence ATGATGAAACTTACATCTTATCTTATTTTCAATGGTCAGGCCGAAGAGGCAGCCAATTTCTATGCAGACGTATTGGGCGGAAAAATCGAAAATCTTTATCGCTATGACTCTATGCCTGCTGAGCCGGGGATGCCGGAAATTCCAAACCATTACAAGCAGAAAGTGTTGCACTGCTGTATTGACTTTCCGGGGGGAACAATGAGCGTTGCCGACACTATACCGGGCGACGAGCGCAACTTTGGTAATGGAGGTCATATGCTAACACTTATGTGCGAATCGATAGCCCAAACCGAGGAAGTGTACGCAAAACTCTGCAAGGGTGCACAAAACATCCAATGTGAGCTTGCCGAAGCGTTCTTTGCAAAACGTTATGCCGAAGTCGTTGACCGTTATGGTGTGCTTTGGGCAATAATGTTTGATGAAAATTAG
- a CDS encoding gluzincin family metallopeptidase, with protein MKKFLSFTFSTFLIGLVACNSSVQNSKNRMQTTDFIPQAKVEAVIKQLKDSLGDSHAFRIERGVRQVAGQWGEQDGTVDDFAGFCKNSFISDTAKLSGLFSALERNFEVIYGYFHKIDVMLKASLQLEGPEITPVDMMFGGYDVSAHLTDDLYNNKIAFLSALNFPFYTLEEKTELGAGWSRKEWAYARMGDRFISRVPAAVQQDISRTITEADAYISDYNIYMGNLRNENGEQLFPTNMKLISHWGLRDELKSNYADSEKGLEKQRMIYGVMQRIIDQSIPRQVINSDSYSWNPITNDLFDNNGKTVASKSEDIRRYEVFLKNFRAMRQLDPYSPHYPTQLIRAFDGTMEVPQKDVEELFRGLLSSPQVKEVASFIESRLGRKLEPFDIWYNGFKSGGGIPEEDLTAITSRKYPNAQALEEDLPNILIKLGWKPAKAREIASLVTVDASRGAGHAWGAAMRNDVARLRTRVGTEGMDYKGYNIAVHEFGHNVEQTITMNDVDYYMLNGVPNTAFTEAVAFIFQKRDLELLGLKNPNPEDEYWLALDNFWSCYEIMGVSLVDIQVWEWLYANPDATAEQLKEAVISAAKEVWNSYYAGILGGEDETLLGIYSHMIDYPLYLPNYPMGHLIAFQIEQQVRGKNLADEMDRMYTQGSIIPQHWMKNAVGSPISIDPLLAATNEALQALKK; from the coding sequence ATGAAGAAATTCTTATCGTTTACCTTTTCTACTTTTCTTATCGGATTAGTGGCATGTAACAGTTCCGTTCAAAATAGCAAAAACAGGATGCAAACAACTGATTTTATCCCTCAGGCCAAAGTCGAGGCGGTTATCAAACAACTCAAAGATTCTCTTGGAGATTCTCACGCATTCCGCATAGAGCGGGGTGTACGGCAGGTAGCAGGGCAATGGGGCGAACAGGATGGCACCGTAGACGATTTCGCAGGATTTTGTAAGAATTCGTTTATTAGCGATACAGCGAAACTTTCCGGCCTTTTTAGTGCGTTGGAACGTAATTTTGAAGTGATCTACGGTTACTTCCACAAGATAGATGTGATGCTCAAAGCTTCCTTGCAATTAGAAGGGCCTGAGATCACACCAGTGGACATGATGTTCGGTGGTTACGATGTCTCTGCCCATTTGACCGATGATTTGTATAACAATAAAATTGCGTTTCTTAGTGCGCTGAATTTTCCTTTCTATACGCTGGAAGAAAAAACTGAACTGGGCGCAGGATGGTCGCGGAAAGAGTGGGCCTATGCCCGTATGGGTGACAGGTTTATATCGCGTGTACCGGCAGCCGTTCAACAGGATATTTCCAGAACGATAACCGAAGCAGATGCCTATATCTCCGACTACAATATCTATATGGGAAATCTGCGGAATGAAAATGGAGAACAACTGTTTCCCACCAATATGAAACTGATCTCTCACTGGGGATTGCGCGACGAACTCAAATCGAACTATGCCGACAGTGAAAAAGGATTGGAAAAACAGCGGATGATCTACGGCGTGATGCAACGCATTATCGATCAGTCAATTCCCCGCCAGGTAATCAATAGCGACAGCTATTCATGGAACCCGATCACAAATGATTTATTTGATAATAATGGAAAAACGGTCGCATCCAAATCCGAAGATATCCGTAGGTACGAGGTGTTTCTGAAAAATTTCCGGGCGATGCGTCAGCTCGATCCCTATTCTCCCCATTATCCCACTCAACTAATCCGTGCATTTGATGGTACGATGGAAGTACCTCAAAAAGATGTGGAGGAACTATTCAGGGGATTACTCTCTTCGCCGCAGGTGAAAGAGGTGGCTTCATTTATTGAATCGAGGCTGGGACGGAAGCTGGAACCGTTCGATATCTGGTACAACGGTTTCAAATCGGGAGGAGGTATTCCCGAAGAGGACCTGACAGCCATTACTTCCCGGAAGTATCCCAACGCACAAGCACTTGAAGAAGATCTTCCCAATATTTTGATAAAGTTGGGTTGGAAGCCTGCTAAAGCCAGAGAGATTGCTTCACTTGTTACGGTGGATGCTTCCCGTGGTGCCGGCCATGCTTGGGGAGCTGCCATGCGGAATGATGTAGCACGCTTGCGTACCCGTGTCGGGACGGAAGGTATGGATTACAAAGGCTACAATATTGCTGTGCATGAGTTCGGACATAATGTGGAGCAGACTATTACCATGAACGATGTAGATTATTATATGTTGAACGGTGTTCCCAATACTGCCTTTACTGAAGCAGTAGCATTCATTTTCCAGAAGAGGGATCTGGAGTTGTTGGGATTGAAAAATCCGAACCCGGAAGATGAGTATTGGCTGGCGTTGGATAATTTCTGGTCTTGTTATGAGATCATGGGTGTTTCTCTTGTCGACATACAGGTATGGGAATGGCTATATGCTAACCCTGATGCTACGGCGGAACAACTGAAAGAGGCGGTGATTAGTGCTGCCAAAGAGGTATGGAACAGCTATTATGCCGGTATATTGGGAGGAGAGGATGAGACATTGCTTGGTATCTATTCACATATGATTGACTATCCGCTCTATCTGCCCAACTATCCGATGGGACATCTGATCGCTTTCCAGATTGAGCAGCAGGTGCGGGGTAAGAATCTTGCCGACGAGATGGATCGCATGTATACGCAGGGAAGTATTATTCCCCAGCATTGGATGAAAAATGCCGTGGGTTCACCTATTTCCATTGATCCGTTGCTTGCCGCAACCAATGAGGCATTGCAGGCGTTAAAGAAATGA
- a CDS encoding SMP-30/gluconolactonase/LRE family protein, translated as MKLINTVLLLSATIVLYGQESGIIAEDAEIQQAGTGYAFTEGPAVSPDGRIFFTDQPNDRIYVWDEIRGIELWSEDTGRSNGMYFNADGQLVACADLFNQLVYFDRDKKRQLLFENYEGKHLNGPNDLWIAPNGDIYFTDPYYHRNYWEEGHTEVQDRRGVYHLSRDGAISRVIDDYKQPNGIIGTPDGKTLYVADINDGKIWKYEIRPDGSLSGKTFFAPKGSDGMTIDERGNIYLTMGKVWVYSPDGELRQEIEVPESPSNVCFGGKDRDILFITARSSVYTLKMNVRGVK; from the coding sequence ATGAAATTAATAAATACCGTGCTTCTTCTATCAGCAACTATCGTCCTTTACGGACAGGAGTCCGGCATTATCGCCGAAGACGCAGAGATTCAACAAGCCGGTACCGGTTATGCTTTTACCGAAGGCCCAGCCGTTTCACCGGACGGGAGAATTTTCTTTACCGATCAGCCCAACGACCGTATTTATGTATGGGATGAAATCAGGGGAATTGAATTATGGTCGGAAGATACCGGAAGATCCAACGGTATGTATTTCAATGCTGACGGCCAGTTGGTTGCTTGCGCCGACCTGTTTAACCAACTTGTATATTTCGATAGAGACAAAAAGAGACAACTTCTTTTTGAGAATTACGAAGGCAAACATCTGAACGGGCCAAATGATCTATGGATTGCCCCCAATGGAGATATTTACTTTACCGATCCTTATTATCACCGTAATTACTGGGAGGAAGGACATACCGAGGTACAGGACAGACGGGGCGTCTATCACCTTTCACGCGACGGAGCCATATCACGGGTAATCGATGATTACAAGCAACCTAACGGCATCATAGGCACACCTGACGGTAAGACACTGTACGTAGCCGATATAAATGATGGGAAGATATGGAAATATGAGATCCGGCCCGACGGAAGCCTCTCCGGTAAAACATTCTTCGCACCTAAAGGTTCCGATGGAATGACTATCGATGAGCGGGGAAATATTTATCTCACGATGGGTAAAGTATGGGTCTATTCGCCGGATGGGGAACTGAGACAGGAGATCGAAGTCCCTGAGAGCCCGTCCAACGTATGTTTTGGAGGAAAAGACCGGGATATCCTGTTCATCACGGCCCGTAGTTCGGTTTATACCCTAAAAATGAATGTGAGAGGAGTTAAGTAA
- a CDS encoding dipeptidase, which translates to MNEINKYVETHKQRFLDELFELIRIPSISSIPAHKPDMYRAAEKWKEILLAAGADKAEVMETDGNPVTYGEKIIDKKAPTVLVYGHMDVMPVDPVDLWKTDPFEPVVKDGKIWARGADDDKGQSFMHAKAFEYLAQSGKLGCNVKFLIEGEEEVGSPNLPKFCKKHKKMLQADVILVSDTSMIARDMPSITTGLRGLAYWQVEVTGPAADLHSGLFGGAVANPINVLSKMIAQTMDDEGRILIPGFYDDVAEVSGKERAMMGKAPFSIQEYKKSVGVKELFGEKGYTTNERTGIRPTFDVCGIWGGYTGEGAKTVLPSKAYAKISTRLVPNQDHKKIEKLFVKYFESIAPKSVKVKVEYLHGGPSYVCPIDLPAYKAAEKALKDVYGKDPVPVRSGGSIPIIATFEEILGVKSVLMGFGLGSDAIHSPNENFPLEQFYNGIRTLPLFYQYLAEERD; encoded by the coding sequence ATGAACGAAATCAACAAGTACGTAGAAACACACAAACAACGTTTTTTGGATGAACTCTTCGAACTGATCCGCATCCCTTCCATTTCATCCATCCCGGCGCATAAACCCGATATGTACCGCGCCGCCGAAAAATGGAAAGAAATCCTGCTGGCAGCCGGCGCCGACAAGGCGGAGGTAATGGAGACCGATGGGAATCCGGTAACCTATGGAGAAAAGATCATCGATAAGAAAGCACCAACCGTATTGGTATACGGGCATATGGACGTGATGCCGGTCGATCCGGTCGACCTCTGGAAAACCGACCCTTTTGAACCGGTGGTGAAAGATGGCAAGATATGGGCACGCGGCGCAGATGACGACAAAGGACAGTCGTTCATGCATGCCAAAGCGTTCGAGTACCTGGCACAATCCGGCAAACTGGGATGCAATGTGAAATTCCTTATTGAAGGGGAAGAAGAGGTAGGATCGCCCAACCTTCCGAAGTTCTGCAAAAAACACAAGAAAATGCTGCAGGCCGATGTGATCCTTGTCTCGGACACCTCGATGATCGCCCGCGACATGCCCTCCATCACTACCGGGCTGCGCGGCCTGGCTTACTGGCAGGTTGAAGTAACGGGACCTGCTGCCGACCTCCATTCAGGACTGTTCGGCGGGGCGGTAGCCAATCCTATCAATGTGCTCTCAAAAATGATTGCCCAAACCATGGATGATGAGGGACGTATTCTCATTCCGGGCTTCTATGACGATGTGGCGGAGGTATCCGGGAAAGAGCGAGCCATGATGGGCAAAGCACCTTTCTCCATTCAGGAGTACAAGAAATCGGTGGGTGTAAAAGAACTGTTCGGGGAAAAAGGATATACCACCAACGAACGTACCGGCATCCGTCCGACTTTCGACGTATGCGGGATATGGGGCGGTTATACCGGTGAAGGAGCTAAAACGGTACTGCCTTCCAAAGCGTATGCCAAGATCAGCACCCGTCTGGTACCCAATCAGGATCATAAGAAAATAGAAAAACTGTTTGTGAAATATTTCGAGTCTATCGCTCCGAAATCGGTAAAGGTAAAGGTGGAATACCTGCATGGCGGACCATCCTATGTCTGCCCTATCGATCTTCCTGCATACAAAGCAGCAGAGAAAGCATTGAAAGATGTGTACGGAAAGGATCCCGTCCCCGTGCGTTCCGGTGGAAGTATCCCTATCATTGCTACTTTCGAAGAGATACTGGGAGTTAAGTCGGTACTGATGGGTTTTGGACTGGGATCGGACGCTATCCACTCACCCAATGAGAATTTCCCGTTGGAACAGTTCTATAACGGTATCAGAACCCTTCCTCTGTTTTACCAATATTTGGCGGAAGAAAGAGACTAA